One stretch of Candidatus Saccharibacteria bacterium oral taxon 488 DNA includes these proteins:
- the dnaG gene encoding DNA primase yields MQDAKEEVRARLNIEDVIGEYVQLKRAGRNLKGLSPFTDERTPSFMVSPEKQIWHDFSSGKGGDIFTFVMLVEGMDFRQALEHLARKAGVDLSLFSGGDGRTAKRRARAGEALKLAANFYQQNLVKNSAAREYAVKKRRLNRQTIGDFIIGYAPDQSDALTKALEKRGFSRRELADAGLVNRFGGDLFRGRMMVVLSDSSGEVVGFTGRIIRDDPRAPKYLNTPQTLLFDKSRHIFGLYQAKEAIRRSDAAVIVEGNLDVVSSHQAGVKNVVATAGTAMTLQHLKALSRLAGRIRVAFDGDRAGVSATERAINLAQEIGVELEVVSLPDGVKDPDELIQKDAALWQLAVEQAQPAVDWVIARHAEMEDLATAEGKRRFSTTALRIVRSLKDPVEQEHYLAVISKETGASLAALRAKLGAERSTPPAQLKQPKIEKATPSKPRDELADIIVGLALSQPSTRRWVGALEAASLDEPARAVVTSLQAEPLLDIEKLPRPLQKFEQYVKIVQLKSERRYMDWEPEALDSEMARLVKQLIRKHRDTKKQQLLDNLREAEELSDEAQARTLRQQLNALIKENA; encoded by the coding sequence ATGCAAGATGCCAAGGAAGAAGTGCGGGCGCGGCTAAATATCGAGGACGTGATCGGCGAATATGTTCAGCTGAAGCGGGCGGGTCGTAATCTGAAGGGACTGAGTCCGTTTACCGATGAGCGGACGCCGAGTTTTATGGTCAGTCCGGAAAAGCAGATTTGGCATGATTTTTCTTCGGGCAAGGGAGGCGATATTTTTACGTTCGTGATGCTGGTGGAGGGGATGGATTTCCGGCAGGCGTTGGAACATTTGGCGCGCAAGGCAGGCGTGGATTTGAGTTTGTTTTCTGGTGGTGATGGGCGCACGGCCAAGCGGCGGGCGCGGGCAGGGGAGGCGCTGAAATTGGCCGCGAATTTCTATCAGCAAAATTTGGTGAAAAATTCGGCAGCACGAGAATACGCGGTGAAAAAACGGCGGCTGAATCGGCAGACGATCGGTGATTTTATCATCGGCTATGCGCCGGATCAGAGTGATGCGCTGACGAAAGCGCTGGAGAAGCGGGGATTTTCGCGCCGGGAACTGGCTGACGCGGGGCTGGTGAATCGGTTTGGCGGCGACTTGTTTCGGGGGCGGATGATGGTGGTCTTGAGCGATAGCAGCGGCGAGGTGGTTGGCTTTACGGGGCGGATTATCCGCGACGATCCGCGTGCGCCGAAATATTTGAATACGCCGCAGACATTGCTATTTGATAAATCGCGCCATATTTTTGGGCTGTATCAGGCGAAAGAGGCGATTCGTAGGAGCGACGCCGCGGTGATTGTCGAGGGGAATTTGGACGTGGTTAGCAGCCACCAAGCCGGCGTCAAAAACGTGGTGGCGACGGCGGGGACAGCGATGACACTGCAACATCTGAAGGCGTTGAGTCGGTTGGCAGGGCGGATTCGTGTGGCGTTTGACGGCGACCGGGCGGGCGTCAGCGCGACGGAGCGGGCGATCAATTTGGCGCAAGAAATTGGTGTGGAACTAGAGGTGGTGAGCTTGCCGGATGGTGTGAAAGATCCAGACGAATTGATCCAAAAGGATGCGGCATTATGGCAGCTGGCGGTTGAGCAGGCGCAGCCGGCGGTGGATTGGGTAATTGCTCGGCACGCCGAGATGGAAGATTTGGCGACGGCCGAAGGCAAGCGGCGATTTTCGACAACTGCACTCAGAATTGTGCGCAGTCTGAAAGATCCGGTGGAGCAAGAGCATTATTTGGCGGTGATTTCTAAAGAAACTGGCGCTAGTCTCGCGGCCTTGCGGGCAAAGCTCGGCGCTGAGAGATCAACGCCGCCCGCTCAGCTCAAACAACCAAAGATTGAAAAGGCGACTCCCAGTAAACCTCGTGACGAATTAGCGGACATCATCGTCGGTCTAGCGCTTAGTCAGCCGTCGACGCGGCGCTGGGTTGGGGCGCTCGAGGCGGCAAGCTTGGACGAGCCAGCTCGAGCAGTGGTGACGTCGCTGCAGGCTGAGCCGCTACTTGACATAGAAAAATTACCCCGTCCCTTGCAAAAATTTGAGCAGTATGTGAAAATAGTACAGTTAAAAAGTGAACGCCGCTACATGGACTGGGAGCCGGAGGCTCTGGACAGTGAAATGGCGCGTTTGGTAAAGCAATTGATACGTAAACACCGCGACACAAAAAAACAACAACTATTAGACAATTTGCGTGAGGCTGAGGAGCTTAGCGATGAGGCGCAGGCGCGCACCTTGCGGCAGCAGCTGAACGCACTGATTAAGGAGAATGCGTGA
- the rpoD gene encoding RNA polymerase sigma factor RpoD: MNNDQQYTPTNDDPLEPDLTAVHDDEEIEDLEALNAGQYLDDISDDSVRLYLREIGKIPLLSSDEEMELARRIIEGDKKAKDKMAEANMRLVVSIAKRYSGRGLDFLDLIQEGNTGLLRAVEKFDPDKGFKFSTYATWWIRQAITRAIADQARTIRIPVHMIETINKLVRTQRRLTQELNREPTMEELSKEMDMEPEKIEYINKIRQETSSLDAGIGRDGDEEDSVLGDFIEDEDTISPEESATNQLLKEKVAEVLSSLSDREQKIVRMRFGLDNGGKSHTLEEVGQQFAVTRERIRQIEAKALAKLRKHKDAKKLYEYLS, translated from the coding sequence GTGAACAACGACCAGCAATACACCCCGACCAATGACGATCCACTCGAGCCAGATTTGACGGCGGTACATGATGACGAGGAGATAGAAGATCTCGAGGCGTTGAACGCTGGCCAGTATCTGGATGATATTTCGGACGATTCGGTGCGGTTGTATTTGCGTGAGATCGGTAAGATCCCGCTGTTAAGTTCGGATGAGGAAATGGAGCTGGCGCGGCGAATCATCGAGGGCGATAAGAAGGCTAAGGACAAGATGGCCGAGGCGAACATGCGTTTGGTGGTGTCGATTGCCAAGCGGTATTCGGGCCGTGGGTTGGATTTTCTGGACTTGATCCAGGAAGGTAATACCGGCTTGTTGCGCGCCGTGGAGAAGTTTGATCCGGACAAGGGCTTTAAGTTTTCGACCTACGCGACGTGGTGGATTCGCCAGGCGATTACCCGGGCGATCGCTGATCAGGCGCGGACGATTCGCATTCCCGTGCACATGATCGAGACGATTAACAAGCTGGTGCGGACGCAGCGACGGCTTACCCAGGAGCTGAACCGCGAGCCGACGATGGAAGAATTGTCCAAGGAAATGGACATGGAGCCGGAAAAAATTGAGTACATCAATAAAATTCGGCAAGAGACGTCGAGTTTGGATGCCGGTATCGGGCGTGATGGTGATGAGGAAGATTCGGTGTTGGGTGATTTCATCGAGGATGAAGATACAATTTCGCCAGAAGAGTCAGCGACCAATCAGCTGCTGAAAGAAAAGGTCGCCGAGGTGCTGTCGAGCCTGTCTGATCGCGAGCAAAAAATTGTGCGCATGCGGTTTGGGCTGGATAATGGTGGCAAAAGCCATACGCTCGAGGAAGTCGGCCAGCAATTTGCTGTGACGCGCGAACGAATTCGCCAGATTGAAGCGAAGGCTTTGGCGAAACTGCGGAAGCACAAAGACGCCAAGAAATTGTACGAATATCTGAGTTAG
- a CDS encoding dephospho-CoA kinase → MTQPHANIIALVGLAGSGKSSAVEYFTKKGIPKIYFGGIIYKAMEEAGIEPTWDNQQKFREEIRRREGKDFVVKRVVKSAHDLIDAGQKLIVLDGLYTWSEYKILKHEFPGQMSVIAVVTPKHLRYQRMAKRPERPMQPREVDQRDWSEIENLEKGGPIAIADYFVMNDHGLDELYAQLEAVTHHEHFCKAPEQC, encoded by the coding sequence ATGACACAACCACATGCAAACATTATCGCCCTCGTCGGTCTGGCTGGTAGCGGCAAAAGTTCGGCGGTCGAATATTTCACCAAAAAGGGTATTCCGAAAATCTATTTTGGCGGCATCATCTACAAGGCCATGGAAGAGGCCGGCATTGAACCAACGTGGGATAATCAGCAAAAATTCCGTGAGGAAATTCGCCGACGCGAAGGCAAAGATTTCGTGGTCAAGCGCGTCGTTAAATCCGCGCATGACTTGATTGACGCTGGCCAAAAACTGATCGTCCTGGACGGCTTGTATACCTGGAGTGAATATAAAATTCTCAAGCACGAATTCCCTGGCCAAATGTCCGTCATCGCCGTTGTCACGCCAAAACACCTGCGTTATCAACGTATGGCCAAACGCCCTGAGCGACCGATGCAACCACGCGAAGTTGACCAACGCGATTGGTCGGAAATTGAAAACCTGGAAAAAGGCGGACCAATTGCCATCGCCGATTATTTTGTGATGAACGACCACGGACTGGACGAGCTATACGCGCAGCTAGAAGCCGTCACTCACCACGAACATTTTTGTAAGGCGCCTGAGCAGTGCTGA